From a region of the Agrobacterium tumefaciens genome:
- a CDS encoding amidohydrolase, with translation MTRQTGNSSAFANHMPEVVAIRHHLHRHPEIGLSEHQTSDFIADQLVAMGYDVTRGLAGTGVVATLRNGSGTRTLGIRADIDALPIHEETGADYASENQGVMHACGHDGHTAMLLGAAKIIAERKNFDGTLHLIFQPAEENFGGARIMIEDGLFERFPCDAVFALHNDPGLPFGQFVLREGPILAAVDECRITVNGYGGHGAEPQAAADPIVAGASIIMALQTVVSRNIHPQLSAVVTVGAFHAGIASNVIPETAEMLLTIRSFDPGVRDELEKRIRSIAEGQAASYGMSVTIDYERGYNATINHKAETDYVNELAKRFAGAENVAEMPRPSMGAEDFAYMLEKRPGCYFFLGTARTDNDPPLHHPKFDFNDEILPIGTSFWVELAEDYLKR, from the coding sequence ATGACCAGACAAACCGGAAACAGCAGCGCATTCGCCAACCATATGCCAGAGGTGGTCGCGATCCGGCATCATCTTCACCGGCATCCCGAAATCGGCCTTTCCGAGCACCAGACGTCAGACTTCATTGCCGACCAACTTGTTGCCATGGGCTACGACGTCACACGCGGCCTTGCCGGCACCGGAGTTGTCGCCACGCTGCGCAATGGCAGCGGGACGCGCACGCTCGGCATTCGTGCAGACATTGACGCCTTGCCCATTCATGAAGAAACCGGCGCCGACTACGCCAGTGAAAATCAGGGCGTCATGCATGCCTGCGGACATGACGGCCACACCGCAATGTTGCTCGGTGCGGCCAAGATCATCGCTGAACGCAAGAACTTCGACGGGACGCTGCATCTGATCTTTCAGCCGGCGGAAGAAAATTTTGGCGGCGCCCGCATCATGATCGAGGATGGCCTTTTTGAGCGCTTCCCCTGCGATGCGGTCTTCGCCCTTCATAACGATCCCGGCCTGCCTTTTGGTCAGTTCGTGCTGCGCGAGGGCCCGATCCTGGCAGCCGTCGACGAATGCAGGATCACGGTGAATGGCTACGGTGGCCATGGTGCAGAACCCCAAGCTGCAGCTGACCCCATCGTGGCGGGTGCCAGCATCATCATGGCGTTGCAGACGGTGGTTTCCCGTAACATCCATCCGCAACTCTCCGCCGTTGTGACCGTGGGGGCATTTCACGCCGGGATCGCAAGCAATGTCATTCCGGAAACGGCAGAAATGCTGCTGACAATCCGCTCCTTCGATCCGGGCGTTCGCGACGAGCTCGAAAAGCGTATCCGCTCCATAGCCGAGGGCCAGGCGGCGAGCTACGGCATGAGCGTGACCATCGACTACGAACGTGGCTACAACGCCACGATCAATCACAAGGCTGAGACCGACTACGTCAACGAACTGGCAAAGCGATTTGCCGGAGCCGAAAACGTCGCCGAAATGCCACGTCCGTCGATGGGCGCTGAAGATTTCGCCTATATGCTGGAGAAACGGCCAGGTTGTTATTTCTTCCTCGGAACGGCCCGTACCGATAACGATCCGCCTCTGCATCACCCGAAGTTCGACTTCAACGACGAGATTCTGCCAATCGGAACCTCGTTCTGGGTCGAACTGGCGGAAGATTACCTCAAGCGCTGA
- a CDS encoding threonine/serine dehydratase: MTNIAMIEAARERIGQNAVRTPLLSSHFLDEIAGRKLFVKAECLQKTGSFKFRGGWSAVSGLPADVRSKGVIAFSSGNHAQGVALAARLHGVPSVIIMPSDAPKIKIDNTRAYGAEVVLYDRANEDRDAIGDRLSRERGLTLIKPFDEPLVIAGQGTAGLEIAEQGAELGIGAAEVLVPCGGGGLTSGIALALDAKAPTYKVRTCEPEHFDDVARSLAAGKIERNASTSGSLCDAIMTPQPGNITFPLIAGLCGEGIAVSEDEALRAMVLAFNRLKIVVEPGGAVALAAALFHGSELTGDTVIAVASGGNVDPAIMANALSRFG; encoded by the coding sequence ATGACGAATATTGCGATGATTGAAGCGGCGCGCGAACGTATCGGCCAAAACGCAGTGCGTACCCCGTTGCTGTCGTCGCATTTTCTGGATGAGATTGCTGGCCGCAAATTATTCGTGAAGGCAGAGTGCCTGCAGAAGACGGGTTCCTTCAAGTTTCGCGGTGGCTGGTCGGCGGTCTCAGGTCTGCCTGCGGATGTGCGAAGCAAAGGCGTGATCGCTTTTTCCTCCGGCAATCATGCTCAGGGTGTTGCTCTGGCCGCTCGTCTGCATGGGGTACCGTCGGTTATCATCATGCCCTCCGATGCGCCGAAGATCAAAATCGACAACACGCGCGCCTATGGTGCCGAGGTCGTTTTGTATGACAGAGCGAACGAAGACCGTGACGCGATCGGCGACCGGCTGTCACGCGAGCGCGGGTTGACGCTCATCAAGCCATTCGACGAGCCACTGGTGATCGCCGGGCAGGGGACAGCAGGTCTTGAAATCGCCGAACAGGGTGCTGAACTGGGCATCGGTGCGGCTGAGGTTCTTGTCCCGTGTGGCGGCGGCGGGCTGACCTCGGGCATTGCTCTTGCACTGGATGCCAAAGCTCCGACGTACAAGGTCCGTACCTGCGAACCGGAGCACTTTGATGATGTCGCGCGTTCGCTTGCAGCAGGCAAGATCGAACGCAATGCCAGCACATCCGGCTCGCTCTGCGATGCGATCATGACACCACAGCCTGGAAACATCACCTTCCCGCTCATAGCGGGTCTGTGCGGAGAGGGAATTGCCGTCTCCGAGGACGAAGCGCTTCGCGCCATGGTTCTGGCCTTCAACAGACTGAAGATCGTTGTGGAACCGGGTGGAGCCGTGGCGCTTGCCGCCGCGCTTTTCCATGGAAGCGAATTGACGGGTGATACCGTCATTGCCGTTGCCTCGGGTGGCAACGTCGATCCGGCGATCATGGCAAACGCGCTTTCCCGTTTTGGCTGA
- a CDS encoding NAD(P)-dependent oxidoreductase codes for MSVAGEEKKQSIAFIGTGLMGGPMARRLLGAGFAIKVWNRSVEKAEALVADGAVVAASPAEAARGADVVITMLSDGKAVGEVLFETGVAEALEKGAVVIDSSSIAPPIAREHASRLEALGIRHIDAPVSGGVPGATAGTLAIMAGGDEAVVSSLADLFAPMGRLTYVGPSGAGQLCKLANQQIVAITIGAVAEAMMLVEAGGASREGFRNAIRGGFAESRILELHGERMVKRNFVPGGPSKFQLKDLNGVLATAKDLSLTLPLTQQVTREFDDFVGDGGADIDHSGILLYLEKLNNREQG; via the coding sequence ATGAGTGTTGCCGGGGAGGAGAAGAAACAGTCTATCGCGTTCATCGGAACCGGCCTGATGGGCGGTCCGATGGCCCGGCGCTTGCTGGGCGCGGGGTTTGCCATCAAGGTCTGGAACCGCAGTGTCGAGAAGGCCGAAGCGCTTGTTGCCGATGGTGCAGTGGTTGCCGCATCGCCGGCTGAGGCCGCCAGGGGCGCCGATGTCGTCATTACGATGTTGAGCGACGGCAAGGCGGTTGGTGAAGTCCTGTTTGAAACGGGCGTTGCCGAGGCATTGGAAAAGGGTGCTGTCGTTATCGACAGCAGCTCCATTGCTCCACCGATTGCACGCGAACATGCGTCGCGGCTGGAAGCGCTGGGTATTCGCCATATCGATGCGCCGGTGTCCGGCGGTGTGCCGGGTGCGACTGCAGGCACGCTCGCCATTATGGCGGGTGGTGACGAAGCAGTCGTTTCTTCTCTTGCCGATCTCTTTGCACCGATGGGACGCTTGACCTATGTCGGCCCTTCGGGTGCCGGGCAGCTTTGCAAACTTGCCAATCAGCAGATCGTCGCCATCACAATTGGCGCTGTTGCTGAGGCGATGATGCTGGTCGAGGCTGGTGGTGCATCGCGTGAAGGTTTCCGTAATGCGATCCGTGGCGGTTTTGCCGAAAGCCGTATTCTCGAGCTGCACGGCGAGCGGATGGTCAAGCGCAATTTTGTGCCCGGTGGTCCATCGAAATTCCAGCTCAAGGATTTGAACGGTGTGCTTGCCACGGCAAAGGATCTGTCTCTGACGCTTCCTCTGACACAGCAGGTTACCCGCGAATTTGATGATTTCGTCGGCGACGGCGGAGCTGATATCGATCACAGCGGCATCCTGCTCTATCTCGAAAAACTCAACAACCGGGAACAGGGTTGA
- a CDS encoding dihydroxy-acid dehydratase family protein, which produces MANDITQKRRLRSQDWFDNPDHLDLTALYLERFMNYGVTPEELRSGKPVIGIAQSGSDLTPCNRVHVELVKRVRDGIRDAGGIPIEFPTHPMFENCKRPTAALDRNLAYLSLVEVLYGYPLDGVVLTTGCDKTTPSALMAASTVDIPAIVLSGGPMLDGYHEGDLVGSGTVIWRMRRKFGAGEITREEFLQAALESAPSVGHCNTMGTASTMNAMAEALGMSLTGCGAIPAAYRERGQMAYRTGIRSVELVLENIKPSDILTREAFLNAIRVNSAIGGSTNAQPHLAAMAKHAGVELREEDWQVHGYDIPLLANVQPAGKWLGEKYHRAGGTPAIMWELLKAGKLDGNCPTVTGKTMAENLEGRESSDRDVILPYDQPLKERAGFLVLKGNLFDFAIMKTSVISAEFRQRYLSEPGREGVFEGKCVVFDGSEDYHARINDPALDIDERTILVIRGAGPLGWPGSAEVVNMQPPDALLKKGITSLPTIGDGRQSGTADSPSILNASPESAAGGGLAWLRTGDVIRIDFNQGQCNMLVSDEEIAARKADGIPAVPADATPWQRIYRKSVTQLSDGAVLDGAADFRRIAEKMPRHNH; this is translated from the coding sequence ATGGCCAACGACATCACACAGAAGCGCCGCCTGCGTTCACAGGACTGGTTTGACAATCCTGATCACCTTGACCTGACTGCGCTTTATCTCGAGCGCTTCATGAACTACGGCGTGACACCGGAAGAGCTTCGCTCTGGCAAACCGGTGATCGGTATCGCGCAGAGCGGTAGCGACCTGACGCCGTGCAATCGCGTTCACGTCGAACTCGTGAAGCGTGTGCGCGACGGTATTCGCGATGCTGGCGGTATTCCGATCGAGTTTCCTACCCATCCGATGTTCGAGAATTGCAAACGCCCAACGGCGGCGCTTGATCGAAACCTCGCTTACCTCAGCCTGGTGGAAGTGCTTTACGGTTACCCGCTTGATGGTGTCGTTCTGACAACGGGTTGCGACAAGACCACGCCGTCGGCCTTGATGGCGGCGAGCACGGTCGACATTCCGGCCATCGTGCTCTCCGGTGGCCCGATGCTCGACGGGTACCACGAGGGTGATCTCGTCGGTTCCGGTACGGTGATCTGGCGTATGCGCCGCAAATTTGGCGCCGGCGAAATCACCCGCGAGGAATTCCTGCAGGCGGCACTGGAATCTGCACCGTCGGTCGGTCACTGCAACACCATGGGTACCGCATCCACGATGAATGCGATGGCGGAAGCGCTCGGCATGTCGCTGACCGGCTGCGGTGCAATTCCGGCGGCTTACCGCGAACGCGGCCAGATGGCCTATCGCACGGGGATTCGTTCCGTCGAACTGGTGCTCGAGAACATCAAGCCGTCCGATATCCTGACACGCGAAGCGTTTCTCAACGCGATCCGCGTCAACTCGGCCATCGGTGGATCGACGAATGCGCAGCCACATCTTGCCGCGATGGCGAAACACGCCGGGGTCGAACTTCGTGAAGAAGACTGGCAGGTCCACGGTTACGACATTCCGCTTCTGGCCAATGTTCAGCCCGCCGGTAAATGGCTCGGTGAAAAATATCATCGCGCAGGCGGAACGCCGGCGATCATGTGGGAACTTCTGAAAGCGGGCAAGCTCGACGGAAACTGTCCGACCGTGACCGGCAAGACCATGGCGGAAAACCTTGAAGGCCGGGAATCATCCGACCGCGACGTGATCCTGCCTTATGATCAGCCGCTCAAGGAACGTGCCGGCTTCCTGGTGCTCAAGGGGAACCTGTTTGACTTCGCGATCATGAAGACAAGCGTGATCTCGGCGGAGTTCCGACAGCGTTATCTCAGCGAACCAGGCCGTGAAGGCGTGTTCGAAGGCAAGTGCGTGGTGTTCGACGGTTCGGAGGACTATCACGCCCGGATCAACGATCCGGCACTTGATATCGATGAACGTACCATTCTTGTTATCAGAGGTGCAGGTCCCCTCGGCTGGCCAGGGTCGGCTGAAGTCGTGAACATGCAGCCGCCGGATGCGCTTCTGAAAAAGGGGATCACCAGCCTCCCGACAATCGGTGATGGACGCCAGTCGGGAACTGCAGACAGCCCGTCGATCCTGAATGCCTCTCCGGAAAGTGCGGCGGGCGGCGGTCTGGCGTGGCTCAGGACAGGCGATGTCATTCGCATCGACTTCAACCAGGGCCAGTGCAACATGCTGGTGTCCGACGAAGAAATCGCAGCACGCAAAGCGGACGGCATTCCGGCCGTTCCGGCCGATGCGACGCCATGGCAACGCATCTACCGAAAGTCGGTGACACAGCTTTCCGACGGTGCGGTTCTGGATGGCGCAGCCGATTTCCGCAGGATTGCAGAAAAGATGCCGCGGCATAACCATTGA
- a CDS encoding NAD(P)/FAD-dependent oxidoreductase, producing the protein MTDIDAVIIGAGVIGLATARELAMRGFSVIILESEAEFGSATSSRNSEVIHAGLYYPQGSLKARLCVDGKYRLYAFCQSHGVAHRRCGKLIVANDDGEADLLVGLKNKGQANGCGDLELIDRKKALLLEPVLSCTAALFSPSTGIIDSHGYMLALLGDAEDHGAALALNAPFLAAETVSNGFCVHVGGKEPMSLTCRFLVNSAGLFAPSIAAKIDGLQHDTVPMARYAKGSYFALSGKQPFSRLIYPAPQTHGLGVHLTLDLAGQARFGPDVEWVDDIDYAVNPERMSGFGEAIRRYWPGLPEHALIPAYSGIRPKISGPNDPAMDFRIDGPEAHGLPGLVNLFGIESPGLTASLAIAHDVAGKLA; encoded by the coding sequence ATGACCGATATAGATGCAGTCATCATTGGTGCCGGTGTCATCGGACTGGCCACGGCACGCGAGCTGGCAATGCGCGGTTTCTCCGTTATCATCCTCGAGAGCGAAGCAGAGTTCGGCTCAGCAACGTCCTCCCGCAACAGCGAGGTTATTCACGCAGGGCTTTATTATCCGCAAGGAAGCCTCAAGGCCCGTCTTTGTGTCGATGGAAAGTATCGGCTATATGCCTTCTGCCAAAGCCATGGCGTCGCCCACCGTCGTTGCGGCAAGCTGATCGTCGCCAATGATGATGGGGAAGCGGACCTGCTTGTCGGCCTCAAGAACAAGGGCCAAGCCAATGGATGTGGTGATCTGGAGCTGATCGATAGAAAAAAAGCACTTCTGCTTGAACCCGTTTTGTCCTGTACGGCTGCGCTGTTTTCCCCGTCGACGGGAATTATAGACAGTCATGGCTATATGCTCGCACTGTTGGGCGACGCGGAAGATCATGGCGCGGCGCTGGCCCTCAACGCGCCTTTTCTTGCAGCAGAAACGGTCAGCAACGGCTTTTGTGTCCATGTCGGTGGCAAGGAGCCGATGAGCCTGACGTGCCGGTTCCTCGTCAATTCGGCTGGGCTTTTCGCGCCGTCAATCGCCGCAAAGATCGATGGGCTACAGCATGACACCGTCCCGATGGCGCGCTATGCAAAAGGAAGCTATTTTGCGCTTTCCGGCAAACAGCCTTTCTCACGGCTCATATACCCCGCGCCGCAGACGCATGGCCTTGGCGTTCATCTCACACTCGACCTGGCTGGGCAGGCACGCTTTGGTCCCGATGTCGAATGGGTGGACGACATAGACTATGCCGTTAATCCCGAGCGTATGAGCGGTTTTGGCGAAGCAATACGACGTTATTGGCCGGGGCTGCCAGAACATGCGTTGATCCCCGCTTATTCTGGCATCCGTCCAAAGATTTCAGGTCCGAATGACCCCGCCATGGATTTCCGGATCGACGGCCCGGAAGCACATGGGCTTCCGGGCCTCGTCAATCTCTTTGGTATAGAAAGTCCGGGGCTCACAGCCTCGCTGGCCATTGCTCACGATGTCGCCGGGAAACTGGCCTGA